A single region of the Buchnera aphidicola (Pseudoregma panicola) genome encodes:
- a CDS encoding Fe-Mn family superoxide dismutase, producing the protein MFKLPVLNYSYKAFEPYIDEETMFIHYNKHHRNYLENLNIIIKNNNISYSSLEHLVSSINELDLKDINKLKNNVGGYYNHLLFWENIKLGTNINIKFKKIIEKNFVSLNNFKSSFENVSSSHFGSGWSWLILKKNNLLEIVSTNNQDNPLMGNFVSNTFGFPIIGLDLWEHAYYLKYKNDRISYIKNFWKILNWDIVFKRYKKFIKNDFIL; encoded by the coding sequence ATGTTTAAACTTCCAGTTTTAAATTATTCATATAAAGCATTTGAACCATATATAGATGAAGAAACAATGTTTATACATTATAATAAACATCATAGAAATTATTTAGAAAATTTAAATATTATTATAAAAAATAATAATATTTCTTATAGTTCTTTAGAACACTTAGTAAGTTCTATTAATGAATTAGATTTAAAAGACATAAATAAATTAAAAAATAATGTTGGTGGTTATTATAATCATTTATTGTTTTGGGAAAACATAAAATTAGGAACTAATATAAACATTAAATTTAAAAAAATTATAGAAAAAAATTTTGTTAGTTTAAATAATTTTAAGTCAAGTTTTGAAAATGTTTCGTCTTCTCATTTTGGTTCAGGTTGGTCTTGGTTAATATTAAAAAAAAATAATTTATTAGAAATTGTTTCTACTAATAATCAAGATAATCCTTTAATGGGTAATTTTGTTTCCAATACATTTGGATTTCCAATTATTGGATTAGATTTATGGGAACATGCTTATTATTTGAAATATAAAAACGATAGAATCAGTTATATAAAAAACTTTTGGAAAATTTTAAACTGGGATATAGTTTTTAAAAGATATAAAAAATTTATAAAAAATGATTTTATATTATAA
- the pth gene encoding aminoacyl-tRNA hydrolase — MKNFKMIVGLSNPLKKYYNTRHNIGSWFIKHLSKKFDVKLNIKKKFYGYIGLWKYFNNFIYLLIPNIYMNLNGISVYSTSSFYKIKSDNILIIQDDLNTAIGKTKFIISCNNYGHNGIKNIISKFEKHTLFKRICVGIGRPSKNNISLSSYVLSSPSKEEKKSIINSINNSIHIIEKFIKL; from the coding sequence TTGAAAAATTTTAAAATGATAGTTGGATTATCTAATCCTTTAAAAAAATATTATAATACTAGACATAATATTGGATCATGGTTTATAAAACATTTATCTAAAAAATTTGATGTTAAATTAAATATTAAAAAAAAATTTTATGGATATATTGGTTTGTGGAAATATTTTAATAATTTTATTTATCTTTTGATACCAAATATATATATGAATTTAAATGGAATTTCTGTTTATTCTACTTCTTCTTTTTATAAAATAAAAAGTGATAATATATTAATAATACAAGACGATTTGAATACTGCTATTGGAAAAACTAAATTTATTATTTCTTGTAACAATTATGGTCATAATGGAATTAAAAATATAATAAGTAAGTTTGAAAAGCATACTTTATTTAAACGAATTTGTGTTGGAATAGGAAGGCCTAGTAAAAATAATATAAGTTTATCTTCTTATGTTTTATCTAGTCCTTCTAAAGAAGAAAAAAAATCTATTATAAATTCTATAAATAATTCTATACATATTATAGAAAAATTTATAAAATTATAA
- the ychF gene encoding redox-regulated ATPase YchF — MSLKCGIVGLPNVGKSMFFNILTKSNVPSKNFPFCTIDPNIGISIVEDKRIESILKIVKSKNIIKTFIKFVDIAGLVKNSYLGDGLGNKFLSHIKNVDAILHIVRFFKKKEILHVNNKVDPIYDVNLVNTELVLSDYEECEKYIKYYNKKSNEKNFDLNNYFLETLNLLKICLKKLKENISIRDIKFDKKQKNILKKFNFITNKPVLYIANIDIKDFILLKVKNKILFKIKNFPYKIFPICINFYNINYNKIHIKYNILLNFFLKDIENIICVTYNLLNLQTFFTVGTKEIRSWTIKKGSTAIDAANIIHTDFKKGFIRAEVISYKDFIFYKGIKFARQHGKYRLESKNYILSDGDIVHFLFNV, encoded by the coding sequence ATGTCACTAAAATGCGGTATAGTAGGACTTCCTAATGTTGGAAAATCTATGTTTTTTAATATATTAACTAAATCCAATGTACCTTCAAAAAATTTTCCATTTTGTACTATAGATCCTAATATAGGAATTTCTATAGTTGAAGATAAAAGAATAGAAAGTATTTTAAAAATTGTAAAATCAAAAAATATTATAAAAACTTTTATAAAATTTGTAGATATAGCAGGATTAGTTAAAAATTCTTATTTAGGAGATGGGTTAGGAAATAAATTTTTATCTCATATAAAAAATGTTGATGCTATACTACATATAGTAAGATTTTTTAAAAAAAAAGAAATTTTACATGTAAATAATAAAGTAGATCCTATATATGATGTAAATTTAGTAAATACAGAGTTAGTACTATCGGATTATGAAGAATGTGAAAAATATATAAAATATTATAATAAAAAAAGTAATGAAAAAAATTTTGATTTAAATAATTATTTTTTAGAAACTTTAAATTTATTAAAAATTTGTTTAAAAAAATTAAAAGAAAATATTAGTATAAGAGATATAAAATTTGACAAAAAACAAAAAAATATTTTAAAAAAATTTAATTTTATAACTAATAAACCAGTTTTATACATTGCTAATATAGATATAAAAGATTTTATTTTATTAAAAGTAAAAAATAAAATTTTATTTAAAATAAAGAATTTTCCTTATAAAATTTTTCCAATTTGTATTAATTTTTACAATATTAATTATAATAAAATACATATAAAATATAATATTTTACTAAATTTTTTTTTAAAAGATATAGAAAATATAATTTGTGTTACATATAATTTATTAAATTTACAAACTTTTTTTACTGTAGGTACAAAAGAAATAAGATCTTGGACAATAAAAAAGGGCTCTACTGCTATTGATGCTGCTAATATTATTCATACAGATTTTAAAAAAGGTTTTATAAGAGCAGAAGTAATTTCTTATAAAGATTTTATATTTTATAAAGGAATAAAATTTGCTAGACAACATGGTAAGTATAGATTAGAAAGTAAAAATTATATATTGTCAGATGGTGATATTGTGCATTTTTTGTTTAATGTTTAA
- the thrC gene encoding threonine synthase, producing the protein MKLYSLKSVSKEIKFLEAVKLGLCEKQGLFFPKKLPYFKKKKIKKILKMNFFEKSYKILNAFIGKEISKKNLKNIIKKSFEPTLPKIRKIENNISCLELFHGPTLAFKDFGARFMSQIIYFLKKKNKNKVTILTATSGDTGAAVANAFYKMKNINVVILYPKGKISKIQERMFCTLGKNIKTISINGSFDECQELVKQAFNDKKLKKKIGLNSGNSINISRLLAQICYYFEAFSLLKKKNRKNLIISVPCGNFGNITAGLIAKSIGLPIKNFIAATNSNDTVPRFLKYNKWKPKKTISTISNAMDISIPNNWDRVIELFKQNKWNIKNSKYLKFGKVSEKQTKKSIKKLYKLKYISEPHAAVAYNILKKKIKNGEYGLFLGTAHPLKFKSTVEKIIPVKIKLSKSVKKQKKIKSLSFSIDPKFSLLKKFLI; encoded by the coding sequence ATGAAATTATACAGTTTAAAAAGTGTTTCTAAAGAAATAAAATTTTTAGAAGCAGTTAAACTTGGATTATGTGAAAAACAAGGTTTATTTTTTCCAAAAAAATTACCATATTTTAAAAAAAAAAAAATAAAAAAAATACTAAAAATGAATTTTTTTGAAAAAAGTTATAAAATATTAAATGCTTTTATAGGAAAAGAAATATCAAAAAAAAATCTAAAAAATATAATAAAAAAATCCTTTGAACCAACTTTACCTAAAATAAGAAAAATAGAAAATAATATTTCTTGCTTAGAATTATTTCATGGACCAACTTTAGCTTTTAAAGATTTTGGCGCAAGATTTATGTCTCAAATAATATATTTTCTAAAAAAAAAAAACAAAAATAAAGTTACTATATTAACAGCTACATCTGGAGATACAGGAGCTGCTGTAGCAAATGCCTTCTATAAAATGAAAAATATTAATGTAGTAATACTATATCCAAAGGGAAAAATTAGTAAAATACAAGAAAGAATGTTTTGCACTCTTGGAAAAAATATAAAAACTATATCTATAAATGGAAGCTTTGATGAATGTCAAGAATTAGTTAAACAAGCATTTAATGATAAAAAATTAAAAAAAAAAATAGGATTAAATTCAGGAAACTCTATAAACATAAGTAGATTATTAGCACAAATTTGTTATTATTTTGAAGCTTTTTCTCTTTTAAAAAAAAAAAATAGAAAAAATTTAATAATATCAGTTCCATGCGGAAACTTTGGAAACATAACAGCAGGACTAATAGCTAAATCAATAGGTCTTCCTATAAAAAATTTTATAGCTGCTACAAATTCTAATGATACAGTTCCAAGATTTTTAAAATATAATAAATGGAAACCAAAAAAAACTATTTCTACAATTTCAAATGCAATGGATATAAGTATACCTAACAATTGGGATAGAGTTATAGAATTATTTAAACAAAATAAATGGAATATAAAAAATTCAAAATATTTAAAATTTGGAAAAGTTTCTGAAAAACAAACTAAAAAAAGTATAAAAAAATTATATAAATTAAAATATATTTCTGAACCGCATGCAGCTGTAGCCTATAATATTCTAAAAAAAAAAATAAAGAACGGAGAATATGGTCTATTTTTAGGAACAGCCCATCCTTTAAAATTTAAAAGTACAGTAGAAAAAATTATACCAGTAAAAATAAAATTATCTAAAAGTGTAAAAAAACAAAAAAAAATTAAATCTTTATCATTTTCAATAGATCCAAAATTTTCTTTATTAAAAAAATTTTTAATATAA
- the thrB gene encoding homoserine kinase: MIKIYSPATIGNISVGFDTLGLAISPIDNSNFGDTIEIKKYKKFDIKNIGKFSKKLPKEFNKNIVWKCWKYFCKKIKKKISVLITLEKNMPIGSGLGSSACSISASLVAMNEFCKNPLSKIELLKLMGKLEGEISGNIHYDNVAPCFLGGLQIILNKKNIISQSIPFFKNWIWIVAWPGTKTSTLQARKILPKTYNLKTCIEHSRNLSGFIHSSYSTQQQLAIKFIKDLIAEPYRMKYIPKFLEIKKKIKKIGSIGFGISGSGPTVFSICNNMEIAKKISQWLEKNYLKNNKGFVKICKVNNKGTIIIR; the protein is encoded by the coding sequence ATGATAAAAATTTATTCACCAGCAACTATAGGAAACATAAGTGTAGGATTTGATACATTAGGATTAGCAATTTCTCCAATAGATAACTCAAATTTTGGAGATACTATAGAAATAAAAAAATATAAAAAATTTGATATAAAAAATATTGGAAAATTTTCCAAAAAATTGCCTAAAGAATTTAATAAAAACATTGTATGGAAATGTTGGAAATACTTTTGCAAAAAAATAAAAAAAAAAATATCAGTATTAATAACATTAGAAAAAAATATGCCTATAGGTTCAGGACTTGGATCTAGTGCATGTTCTATATCTGCTAGTTTAGTTGCAATGAATGAATTTTGTAAAAATCCTTTATCAAAAATAGAACTTTTAAAATTAATGGGTAAACTAGAAGGAGAAATATCAGGAAACATACATTATGATAATGTAGCTCCATGTTTTCTAGGAGGACTGCAAATAATATTAAATAAAAAAAATATAATTAGTCAATCCATTCCATTTTTTAAAAATTGGATATGGATAGTAGCATGGCCTGGTACAAAAACGTCTACATTGCAAGCTAGAAAAATATTGCCTAAAACATATAATTTAAAAACATGCATAGAACATAGTAGAAATTTATCTGGATTTATTCATTCTTCATATTCTACACAACAACAATTAGCTATAAAATTTATAAAAGATTTAATAGCTGAACCATATAGAATGAAATATATTCCAAAATTTTTAGAAATAAAAAAAAAAATAAAAAAAATAGGCTCAATTGGATTTGGAATATCTGGATCAGGTCCTACAGTTTTTTCTATATGTAATAATATGGAAATAGCAAAAAAAATATCACAATGGTTAGAAAAAAATTATTTAAAAAATAATAAAGGATTTGTAAAAATATGCAAAGTAAACAATAAAGGAACAATAATAATTAGGTAA
- the thrA gene encoding bifunctional aspartate kinase/homoserine dehydrogenase I, which produces MKVLKFGGSSLYNAKNFINISKILKKKSKKEKICVVLSAPYKITDYLIYSIKDCIKNKNNFATKKIKKKIIKIIKKISIIEKRFKFKKIEKKIKNHIKEINIILNKKKYIKNINKREKAIIISKGEIISVEIMNNILNSINVNSKIINPSYKIISNENYLNAKINIKKTKKKLRCIKKYKEKIILMPGFISGNKKKEITLLGRNGSDYSASILSYCLNVKCCEIWKDVSGIYTADPKIIKNAKNIKNISYEEAIELSKCGAKIMHPEAIYPLYKKNIPCIIKNSYLPNFLGTVIKKKCIKNVSKISVKSITYLKNFSILKIIFKKNINKNILKKILESLKEENQYKIFNTKIINENKITILKHFNKNNKEKKNIKNILENYLNKNKEYKIKIKKNLSIISIIGKDINTKVEILNKIIYSVKKINVKIISIILENSKNSISIIIKNKFLNKTIKSIHDEIFNYKKIIEIFLIGIGGVGKSFLYQVYNQKNKLKKINIKIKILGIANSKNYIIKKRDITKEQYKKLINKKTNKFNIKEFIKKIKKNNLINPIIIDCTSSKTISKKYLYFIKNGLNIISSNKRANTDKINYYLKIRNYLKKYRKKFLYETNVGAGLPIIENIKNLIYTGDKIIKFRGILSGSLSYIFGKLEENYSIVEAVKKAKKLGFTEPNPIDDLSGIDVARKLLIISREAGYNLELKDIKIEKILPKEINIKDIKKKNIFSKLNNLKNFYNKKIIKAKNKKRVLRLVGSISKNGKCKVKIESIKKTDPLYNIKNGENAFIFYSKYYSPTPLIIRGYGAGNKVTSAGVFSDLLRIAL; this is translated from the coding sequence GTGAAAGTACTAAAATTTGGTGGATCTTCTTTATATAATGCAAAAAATTTTATAAATATTTCTAAAATATTAAAAAAAAAAAGTAAAAAAGAAAAAATTTGTGTAGTTTTATCAGCACCATATAAAATTACTGATTATTTAATTTACTCTATAAAAGATTGTATAAAAAACAAAAATAATTTTGCTACTAAAAAAATAAAAAAAAAAATTATAAAAATAATAAAAAAAATTTCAATAATAGAAAAAAGATTTAAATTTAAAAAAATAGAAAAAAAAATAAAAAATCATATAAAAGAAATAAATATAATTTTAAATAAAAAAAAATATATAAAAAATATAAATAAAAGAGAAAAAGCTATAATAATTAGTAAAGGAGAAATAATATCAGTAGAAATAATGAATAACATATTAAATAGTATAAATGTTAATTCTAAAATAATAAATCCATCTTATAAAATTATATCTAATGAAAATTATTTAAATGCAAAAATAAATATAAAAAAAACCAAAAAAAAATTAAGATGCATAAAAAAATATAAAGAAAAAATTATACTTATGCCTGGATTCATATCAGGAAATAAAAAAAAAGAAATAACATTATTAGGAAGAAATGGATCAGATTATTCTGCTTCAATTTTGTCATATTGTTTAAATGTAAAATGTTGCGAAATTTGGAAAGATGTAAGTGGAATTTATACAGCAGATCCTAAAATTATAAAAAATGCAAAAAATATAAAAAATATTTCATATGAAGAAGCAATAGAATTATCAAAATGTGGTGCTAAAATAATGCATCCTGAAGCAATTTATCCTTTATATAAAAAAAATATACCATGTATAATAAAAAATTCATATTTACCAAATTTTTTAGGAACAGTTATAAAAAAAAAATGTATAAAAAATGTTTCAAAAATATCAGTAAAAAGTATAACTTATTTAAAAAATTTTTCTATATTAAAAATAATTTTTAAAAAAAATATAAATAAAAATATATTAAAAAAAATATTAGAATCATTAAAAGAAGAAAATCAATATAAAATTTTTAATACTAAAATAATAAATGAAAATAAAATTACAATTTTAAAACATTTTAATAAAAACAATAAAGAAAAAAAAAATATAAAAAATATATTAGAAAATTATTTAAATAAAAATAAAGAATACAAAATAAAAATAAAAAAAAATCTTTCTATAATATCTATTATAGGTAAAGATATAAATACAAAAGTAGAAATATTAAATAAAATAATTTATTCTGTAAAAAAAATTAATGTAAAAATAATTTCAATAATTTTAGAAAATTCCAAAAATTCTATATCAATAATAATAAAGAACAAATTTTTAAATAAAACTATAAAATCTATACATGATGAAATTTTTAATTATAAAAAAATAATAGAAATATTTTTAATAGGCATAGGAGGAGTTGGAAAAAGCTTCTTATACCAAGTTTATAATCAAAAAAACAAATTAAAAAAAATAAATATAAAAATAAAGATATTGGGGATAGCAAATTCAAAAAATTATATAATAAAAAAAAGAGATATAACAAAAGAACAATATAAAAAATTAATAAATAAAAAAACAAATAAATTTAATATAAAAGAATTTATAAAAAAAATAAAAAAAAATAATTTAATAAATCCTATAATAATAGATTGTACTTCAAGTAAAACTATATCTAAAAAATATTTATATTTTATAAAAAATGGTTTAAATATAATATCTTCTAATAAAAGAGCAAACACTGACAAAATAAATTATTATTTAAAAATTAGAAATTATTTAAAAAAATATAGAAAAAAATTTTTATATGAAACTAATGTAGGAGCTGGTCTTCCAATAATAGAAAATATAAAAAATTTAATTTATACAGGAGACAAAATAATAAAATTTAGAGGAATATTATCAGGATCATTATCATATATTTTTGGAAAATTAGAAGAAAATTATTCTATAGTAGAAGCAGTTAAAAAAGCAAAAAAATTAGGATTTACAGAGCCTAATCCAATAGATGACTTATCAGGAATAGATGTAGCAAGAAAATTATTAATAATATCAAGAGAAGCTGGTTATAATTTAGAATTGAAAGATATAAAAATAGAAAAAATATTACCAAAAGAAATAAATATAAAAGACATCAAAAAAAAAAATATATTTTCTAAATTAAATAATTTAAAAAATTTTTATAATAAAAAAATTATAAAAGCCAAAAACAAAAAAAGAGTTTTAAGACTAGTTGGTTCGATATCAAAAAATGGAAAATGTAAAGTAAAAATAGAAAGCATAAAAAAAACAGATCCTTTATATAATATAAAAAATGGTGAAAATGCTTTTATATTCTATAGTAAATATTATAGCCCAACCCCACTAATAATTAGAGGATATGGCGCAGGAAATAAAGTTACTTCAGCTGGAGTGTTTTCAGATTTATTAAGAATAGCATTATAG
- the dksA gene encoding RNA polymerase-binding protein DksA: protein MKSKKKKFSSLSILSIARVNPYKNKKNEKYMNKNQINHFKKILESWRNHIEKKINYEKNNILKEQINFPDPIDRAVQEEEFNLKLQNNARNIKIIKKINNTLKKIELNDFGYCASCDIKIGIKRLEARPTANLCIDCKTLSEIREKQIIK from the coding sequence ATGAAATCTAAGAAAAAAAAATTTTCTTCTTTAAGCATATTATCTATTGCTAGAGTAAATCCATATAAAAATAAAAAAAATGAAAAATATATGAATAAAAACCAAATAAATCATTTTAAAAAAATATTAGAATCATGGAGAAATCATATAGAAAAAAAAATAAATTATGAAAAAAATAATATATTAAAAGAGCAAATAAATTTTCCGGATCCTATAGACAGAGCAGTTCAAGAAGAAGAATTCAATTTAAAATTGCAAAATAATGCTAGAAATATAAAAATAATAAAAAAAATAAATAATACATTAAAAAAAATTGAATTAAATGATTTTGGATATTGTGCATCATGTGATATAAAAATTGGAATAAAAAGATTAGAAGCAAGACCTACTGCAAACTTATGTATAGATTGTAAAACATTATCAGAAATAAGAGAAAAACAAATTATAAAATAA
- the truA gene encoding tRNA pseudouridine(38-40) synthase TruA — MRIALGIEYDGTRYHGWQIQKNIITIQKILEKCLSIIANEKITVYCSGRTDSKVHSLGQVVHFDTKSIRKEKSWILGTNSYLPNDISVIWAKEVPYSFHARHSATYRHYRYIINNSSYKSVFFINNFYNFKKKKLDEKRMNESVKCLIGQHDFSSFRSKNCQSTVSIRYVFNTKVYRINSFVIFDIIANSFLYNMVRNIASIIIKIGCKEKKIYWIKELLVAKKNNFLYGPSDPSGLYLIYVKYPKFFKFPKFIYKNIINIF, encoded by the coding sequence ATGAGAATAGCATTAGGAATAGAATATGATGGTACTAGATATCATGGATGGCAAATTCAAAAAAATATTATAACTATTCAAAAAATTTTAGAAAAATGCTTATCTATAATAGCAAATGAAAAAATTACAGTATATTGTTCTGGAAGAACAGATTCTAAAGTTCATAGTTTAGGGCAAGTTGTACATTTTGATACAAAATCAATTAGAAAAGAAAAATCTTGGATATTAGGGACTAATTCTTATTTGCCTAATGACATATCTGTTATATGGGCTAAAGAAGTTCCATATAGTTTTCATGCTAGACATAGTGCAACATATAGACATTATAGATATATAATAAATAATAGTAGTTATAAATCTGTATTTTTTATAAATAATTTTTATAATTTTAAAAAAAAAAAATTAGATGAAAAAAGAATGAATGAGTCTGTAAAGTGTTTAATTGGTCAACATGATTTTTCTTCTTTTAGATCTAAAAATTGTCAGTCTACAGTTTCTATAAGATATGTATTTAATACTAAAGTATATAGAATAAATTCTTTTGTAATATTTGATATAATAGCAAATTCTTTTTTATATAATATGGTAAGAAATATAGCTAGTATTATTATAAAAATTGGATGTAAAGAAAAAAAAATATATTGGATAAAAGAATTATTAGTTGCTAAAAAAAATAATTTTTTATATGGACCATCAGATCCTTCTGGATTATATTTGATTTATGTAAAATATCCCAAATTTTTTAAATTTCCTAAATTTATTTATAAAAATATTATAAATATTTTTTAA